One region of Paenibacillus polymyxa M1 genomic DNA includes:
- a CDS encoding SPOR domain-containing protein, whose product MNKAKMTFRFDQQLPETSREDKLQVLPNKNESFTNGQRDMIRDTELHHDDELYQTDNQRKGMERTSSMEKHTRTTQHSELGKPVETNKRIATRRFTPTLRVQEGWDDPFGRSAASWSDADVLPESPEEDDVEVEEAYYSGQEYRKRPPHPSRWRLIGSVASALVTGGMFGYIMLLLFNGGSMVPGSDSLDNEAVPVFKESVDVDTTSAKENAAPVAVVATQVSPQTYYLLQYGVFSTPERALQAKEELLKAGIAAGGDSEDQNRVYAGISSDREQAKLLSNQLKTQGVELYVRELELPGFEKAAYGGNGDKLTTFFQLSNSLVGKLSGLSSTLLREEGPSTVPASDMSELNDLHQQWTQNIAALPTGLPKEAAATATSLEKAMNSAVSALGEYNKNTAKEHIWEIQSSMMEYVLREKEFIQFIKQ is encoded by the coding sequence ATGAACAAGGCCAAGATGACATTCCGGTTCGATCAACAGTTGCCGGAAACAAGCCGGGAGGATAAGCTACAGGTGCTTCCGAACAAAAATGAGTCGTTTACGAACGGACAGCGTGACATGATTAGAGATACGGAGTTACACCACGATGATGAGCTTTATCAAACTGATAACCAGCGTAAAGGAATGGAACGGACTAGTAGTATGGAGAAACATACTCGAACTACACAACATTCAGAGCTCGGCAAACCTGTGGAGACGAATAAACGCATTGCAACTCGGCGTTTTACTCCAACATTGAGGGTACAAGAGGGATGGGACGACCCTTTTGGTCGTTCGGCAGCTTCCTGGTCAGATGCGGACGTTCTACCGGAAAGTCCAGAAGAGGATGATGTTGAGGTTGAGGAGGCCTATTATTCCGGTCAAGAGTATAGAAAGCGTCCACCTCACCCTTCCAGATGGAGGTTAATCGGTTCTGTAGCCAGTGCGTTGGTGACTGGGGGCATGTTCGGATATATTATGTTGTTACTGTTTAACGGAGGTAGTATGGTCCCGGGATCTGATTCTTTGGATAATGAGGCTGTACCCGTTTTCAAAGAATCTGTTGATGTCGATACAACGTCTGCAAAAGAGAATGCTGCCCCTGTCGCCGTCGTAGCTACTCAAGTGTCTCCACAAACCTATTACTTGCTGCAATACGGGGTTTTCAGCACTCCAGAGAGGGCTTTACAGGCAAAGGAAGAACTGTTGAAGGCAGGCATTGCAGCAGGAGGGGATAGCGAGGATCAAAACCGAGTATATGCAGGAATATCGTCGGATAGGGAGCAAGCCAAGTTGCTTAGTAATCAACTGAAGACACAAGGAGTGGAATTGTATGTCCGCGAGCTCGAATTACCCGGATTCGAAAAAGCGGCTTACGGAGGTAATGGTGATAAACTCACTACCTTTTTTCAGTTAAGCAACTCATTAGTGGGCAAGCTGAGCGGACTTTCCTCAACTTTGCTCAGAGAAGAAGGCCCAAGTACGGTGCCAGCCTCCGACATGAGCGAGCTGAACGACCTGCATCAGCAGTGGACACAAAATATCGCTGCACTTCCCACTGGTCTTCCGAAGGAAGCGGCTGCCACCGCAACTTCGCTTGAAAAGGCGATGAACAGCGCAGTCTCTGCACTTGGAGAATATAACAAGAACACAGCCAAGGAACACATTTGGGAGATTCAGTCCTCCATGATGGAATATGTTTTGCGTGAGAAGGAATTTATCCAATTCATAAAACAGTAG
- a CDS encoding peptidoglycan DD-metalloendopeptidase family protein translates to MDKNSGIKQRRKERIQQLIEGNKAEAYSSGIDQNRYGYREMKSMPVVSANSPRDPETEWKNDRQRWQQSFGANRGPSFWSSFWRRTVIAAVLFGVVWGLFRWDIPYAVNLRMFVADALNKDMDFAAAGQWYKTYFDGAPSFLPIFGEEHETKQVDASRKGSPPIEGNITQPFVLSLKGVEITPNVADNGAIAVKSIDAGRVLDVLNHPKSGISVTIRHTGGITATYGRLSRSTLKVNDWVQEGEEIGVLPASHGGSEAATLFLAIQRGDQYIDPSEVVALD, encoded by the coding sequence ATGGACAAAAATTCCGGAATCAAGCAGCGCAGAAAAGAACGTATACAGCAGCTAATCGAGGGAAACAAAGCGGAGGCGTATTCCTCAGGCATAGATCAGAACAGGTACGGGTACAGAGAAATGAAATCGATGCCTGTAGTCAGTGCCAACTCGCCCAGAGACCCAGAAACTGAGTGGAAAAATGATCGACAACGTTGGCAGCAATCTTTTGGGGCAAATCGTGGTCCGTCTTTTTGGAGTTCCTTTTGGCGTAGAACTGTCATAGCAGCAGTGTTATTTGGAGTGGTGTGGGGCTTATTTCGCTGGGATATTCCCTATGCAGTAAATTTGAGAATGTTTGTCGCGGATGCCTTGAATAAGGACATGGATTTTGCAGCCGCCGGACAATGGTATAAAACTTATTTTGACGGAGCTCCTTCCTTCTTACCGATTTTTGGCGAGGAGCATGAAACGAAACAGGTAGACGCAAGTCGAAAGGGCTCTCCACCGATTGAAGGCAATATAACACAGCCGTTTGTACTGAGTCTTAAAGGAGTAGAGATTACGCCGAATGTTGCCGATAACGGGGCAATCGCTGTTAAAAGTATAGATGCAGGACGTGTATTAGACGTATTAAACCATCCCAAAAGTGGGATTTCAGTTACAATTCGTCACACTGGCGGTATCACAGCAACTTACGGAAGGCTCTCACGCTCTACCTTAAAAGTGAACGATTGGGTTCAGGAGGGTGAAGAGATCGGTGTATTGCCAGCAAGTCACGGCGGTAGCGAGGCGGCGACTTTATTTTTGGCAATTCAAAGAGGGGATCAATACATTGACCCGTCGGAAGTGGTAGCCCTTGATTAA
- the mreD gene encoding rod shape-determining protein MreD, translating to MKMRGQVLILLLFVLFIAEGTILPWLLPDSWHSRMVPNFVYVVILFVSVYYSRHTALVLGIVFGLIHDVVYYGFIIGPYSFAMGLSAYLLGLVFTARRAPMPIMMAAVLIGSFLLDSMLFAIDQLFQLNHQTFNWALAQYMIPDLFIHFLFALIIYVPVRKQLQRLGTRVKKEETV from the coding sequence ATGAAGATGCGCGGTCAGGTTCTGATACTGCTGCTGTTTGTCCTGTTTATAGCTGAAGGAACGATTCTTCCGTGGCTTCTCCCGGATAGTTGGCATTCAAGAATGGTTCCAAATTTTGTGTATGTCGTAATTTTGTTTGTATCTGTGTATTACAGCCGTCATACAGCGTTGGTGCTAGGTATTGTTTTTGGACTTATTCATGATGTAGTGTACTACGGGTTTATCATTGGCCCTTATTCTTTTGCAATGGGGTTGTCTGCATACTTATTAGGGCTTGTGTTTACTGCTAGACGTGCACCGATGCCCATTATGATGGCGGCCGTATTGATCGGTAGTTTCCTGCTGGATTCTATGCTTTTTGCCATTGATCAGCTGTTTCAACTGAATCATCAGACTTTCAATTGGGCACTTGCTCAGTATATGATTCCTGATTTGTTTATCCATTTTCTGTTCGCCCTCATCATTTATGTCCCAGTTCGCAAGCAATTGCAGCGTTTGGGTACCCGTGTGAAAAAGGAAGAGACTGTCTAG
- the minD gene encoding septum site-determining protein MinD, protein MGEAIVVTSGKGGVGKTTTSANIGTALALLGKKVCLVDTDIGLRNLDVVMGLENRIIYDLVDVAEGRCRLNQALVKDKRFEELYMLPAAQTKDKSAVTPEQVKDIILELKKDFEYILIDCPAGIEQGFKNAIAGADQAIVVTTPENAAVRDADRVIGLLESSHVISPKLVVNRIRNSMVKSGDMLDIDGILQVLSIDLIGIVPDDEMVIKAANTGEPTVMNPDAQAAIAYRNIARRILGDTVPLMQLDQKKSVMTRFKKFFGMGG, encoded by the coding sequence ATGGGAGAGGCTATCGTCGTCACTTCAGGAAAAGGCGGCGTCGGCAAAACGACGACGTCAGCCAATATAGGAACAGCGCTTGCACTGCTCGGCAAAAAGGTGTGTTTGGTGGATACGGATATCGGTTTGCGTAATCTAGACGTTGTGATGGGTCTGGAAAACCGGATTATTTATGACCTTGTTGATGTAGCGGAAGGTCGTTGCCGTCTGAACCAGGCACTTGTTAAGGACAAGCGTTTTGAGGAGCTGTATATGCTACCAGCTGCTCAAACCAAGGACAAAAGTGCTGTTACGCCGGAGCAGGTTAAGGATATTATTTTGGAGCTTAAAAAGGATTTTGAATATATATTGATCGACTGCCCTGCGGGTATTGAGCAAGGCTTTAAAAATGCCATTGCCGGTGCGGATCAGGCCATTGTTGTGACTACTCCAGAAAATGCTGCTGTACGCGATGCAGATCGGGTAATTGGTTTACTGGAAAGTTCACATGTGATATCACCTAAGTTGGTGGTTAACCGCATTCGCAATAGTATGGTTAAATCCGGAGATATGTTAGATATTGACGGAATTTTACAAGTGCTTAGCATAGACCTTATTGGGATTGTACCGGATGATGAAATGGTAATTAAAGCAGCTAATACAGGAGAGCCTACGGTTATGAATCCGGATGCGCAGGCAGCGATTGCCTACCGGAACATTGCGAGACGAATCTTGGGCGATACTGTGCCTCTTATGCAGCTGGACCAGAAGAAGAGTGTGATGACACGCTTTAAGAAGTTTTTTGGTATGGGTGGATAA
- the mreC gene encoding rod shape-determining protein MreC has protein sequence MIGIVLFIALMGITLGQRNSLTWPEKFARDSIGFVQGIFYRPASAIAGFFEDIGNMRSIYEENERLKIAVAKLTRDQIQTHNYVETNARLQNELKFTQTQKAKNNYDYRVAQVNSVSNDSKTLVIDIGEKDGAKVGQEVSSLEGFVGVISRTGNFTSTVTLLTTLDPKNPNSYAIAATVLGKENQSFGMIESYDPGTNTFQMTRIEEKDPIAKGDQIITSGAGGKFRKNLMIGTVEKIQVGEFGKTRTAIIKPAASFVDWKELLVLYTPEVPE, from the coding sequence TTGATCGGAATCGTTCTGTTTATTGCCCTTATGGGGATTACACTTGGACAGAGAAATTCCTTAACCTGGCCCGAGAAGTTTGCCAGAGATTCAATTGGCTTTGTGCAAGGTATCTTTTACAGGCCCGCTTCAGCAATAGCGGGCTTCTTTGAAGATATCGGTAATATGCGTAGTATTTACGAAGAAAATGAGCGCTTAAAAATAGCCGTGGCCAAGCTGACTCGTGACCAGATTCAGACTCATAATTATGTTGAAACAAATGCTAGATTGCAGAATGAACTGAAGTTCACCCAAACGCAAAAGGCGAAAAATAATTATGATTATCGTGTTGCACAAGTGAACAGTGTTAGCAATGATTCCAAAACACTCGTGATTGATATTGGTGAGAAGGACGGAGCCAAGGTCGGTCAGGAGGTCAGTTCACTTGAAGGGTTTGTTGGGGTCATTAGCCGCACGGGGAATTTTACGTCTACCGTTACGCTGTTGACTACATTGGATCCTAAAAATCCGAATTCTTATGCCATTGCAGCGACAGTCTTGGGTAAGGAAAATCAATCGTTTGGTATGATTGAAAGCTATGATCCGGGTACGAACACATTTCAAATGACTCGCATTGAAGAAAAAGATCCAATCGCAAAGGGTGATCAGATTATTACGTCTGGTGCAGGCGGGAAGTTCCGCAAAAACCTAATGATTGGAACGGTGGAGAAAATTCAGGTTGGAGAGTTCGGCAAAACACGGACAGCGATTATTAAACCGGCAGCCAGCTTTGTGGATTGGAAAGAACTGCTCGTCCTCTACACTCCTGAGGTACCGGAATAA
- the minC gene encoding septum site-determining protein MinC, with protein sequence MAVKSNHVTIKGIKDGLVFLLDDQCEFEDLLGELRFKLEHSHQNILTGPIIHVDIKLGSREVTEEQKESILEILKQKGNLLIRSVESPGLPVVVQGKPPIHTVTGIIRSGQVLHHDGNLLFLGDVNPGGIITCTGDIYVLGALRGMAHAGMEGNSEAIIAASYFAPTQLRISEMISRPPDEWETRESGMEFAYLKDGAMQIDKMSNIVRLGRDFNVFKGV encoded by the coding sequence ATGGCGGTGAAATCGAATCATGTCACGATTAAAGGCATCAAAGATGGCCTGGTATTCCTGCTGGACGATCAATGCGAATTTGAGGATTTGCTGGGTGAGCTGCGTTTTAAGCTGGAGCACAGTCATCAAAATATTTTAACTGGTCCGATCATTCATGTGGATATTAAACTGGGAAGTCGGGAAGTAACTGAGGAGCAAAAGGAAAGTATTCTGGAGATTTTGAAGCAGAAGGGGAATCTGCTCATCAGGTCTGTAGAATCACCCGGATTGCCTGTGGTAGTGCAGGGCAAGCCCCCCATTCACACGGTGACAGGGATTATCCGTTCAGGACAAGTGCTTCATCACGATGGAAACTTACTCTTTTTGGGAGATGTTAACCCGGGTGGAATTATAACTTGTACCGGTGATATCTATGTCCTTGGCGCTCTGCGGGGTATGGCGCATGCAGGGATGGAGGGAAATAGTGAAGCGATTATCGCGGCCTCCTATTTTGCACCAACACAGCTGCGAATTTCCGAAATGATTAGCCGTCCACCAGATGAATGGGAGACACGTGAATCCGGCATGGAATTTGCGTATCTCAAGGATGGCGCTATGCAAATAGATAAAATGAGCAATATTGTGCGTCTGGGCCGCGATTTTAACGTGTTCAAAGGGGTGTAG
- a CDS encoding M50 family metallopeptidase, with amino-acid sequence MINVRGVTLSLHPLFVLVMLTSVLTGHFIEIMTLFTLVFIHELGHATAASLLGARLLSIQMLPFGGVAVIEDQGKLNAWKEIVIALAGPLQNGIMIIILLWLRNVSGLEHDYVNYIIQGNAVIALFNLLPILPLDGGKILQSLISLFFSYHRTLVWTFRASIITSLLFCLYGISPLLRQDEPLHLNLLAVGIFLLYSNIVDYRNIPYRFIRFLLGRDELFYREAAKGSIALPIVSLPVKHLEPVLRLFRRDRYHMVYVMNEQGRIVAVLPEQRLIRSYFAARPPNGGESKPK; translated from the coding sequence TTGATTAATGTCCGAGGGGTGACCTTATCACTGCATCCACTGTTTGTACTGGTTATGCTGACCTCTGTATTAACTGGACATTTCATCGAGATCATGACCTTATTTACACTGGTGTTTATACATGAGCTAGGTCATGCGACAGCTGCTTCGTTGTTGGGGGCGCGGTTACTTTCCATACAGATGTTACCCTTTGGAGGAGTGGCTGTCATTGAGGATCAAGGGAAGCTCAATGCGTGGAAGGAGATTGTCATTGCTCTAGCAGGCCCCCTGCAAAACGGAATCATGATCATCATTCTTTTGTGGCTTAGGAATGTGAGTGGGTTGGAGCATGATTATGTAAATTATATAATTCAGGGAAATGCTGTTATTGCATTGTTTAATTTGTTGCCAATTTTACCGCTTGATGGTGGAAAAATATTGCAGTCGCTGATTAGCTTATTCTTCTCTTATCACCGCACATTAGTATGGACTTTTAGAGCCAGTATCATAACAAGTCTGCTATTTTGCCTGTATGGTATTTCGCCGTTATTAAGGCAAGATGAGCCTTTACATTTAAATCTGCTGGCGGTAGGGATTTTTTTGCTTTATTCTAATATTGTGGATTATCGGAATATCCCTTACCGTTTTATACGTTTTTTGCTGGGGAGGGACGAGCTTTTTTACCGCGAAGCGGCTAAAGGAAGCATTGCCTTACCTATTGTATCCCTGCCCGTGAAACATTTGGAGCCTGTTTTGCGTCTTTTCAGAAGAGATCGATATCATATGGTTTACGTTATGAATGAACAGGGACGGATTGTAGCTGTATTGCCGGAACAACGACTTATACGTTCTTATTTTGCGGCACGCCCGCCAAATGGTGGAGAATCCAAACCAAAATAA
- a CDS encoding DUF4321 domain-containing protein, with protein sequence MKKNVGMLILFLLLGWLLGAWIAKALQSVKVLSFLTHPTTISWSPRADLDIISYNITINFELSLLSLIGIIAAFWLYRRL encoded by the coding sequence ATGAAAAAAAATGTAGGAATGCTTATACTGTTTTTGTTGCTCGGTTGGCTTTTGGGTGCCTGGATTGCTAAGGCCCTTCAATCGGTCAAAGTCCTTTCCTTTCTGACCCACCCCACTACGATATCTTGGTCGCCGAGAGCGGATCTGGATATTATCAGCTACAACATAACGATAAATTTTGAATTGAGCCTGCTTAGTCTGATCGGCATCATCGCCGCATTCTGGCTGTATCGCAGGCTCTAA
- a CDS encoding rod shape-determining protein → MLGGFTKDLGIDLGTANTLVYVRGKGIVVREPSVVALRTDTKTIEAVGESAKKMIGRTPGNIRAIRPMKDGVIADFDTTATMIKYFIRQAQAQRSLFPRHPNVMVCVPSGITAVEQRAVEDATKQAGAREAYTIEEPFAAAIGADLPVWEPTGSMVVDIGGGTTEVAVISLGGIVTSRSVRVAGDEMDESIIQYVKRQYNLMIGERTSEQLKMEVGSAMPLEQVETSEIRGRDLVTGLPKTITITSDEISEALSDTVNAIVDAVKVTLEKCPPELAADIMDRGIVLTGGGALLRNLDKLLAGETGMPVIVAENPLDCVAIGTGRALENIHLFKSRSSSAVRSKR, encoded by the coding sequence ATGCTGGGTGGCTTTACAAAAGATTTGGGAATTGACTTAGGAACGGCAAACACGCTTGTATACGTAAGAGGTAAGGGAATCGTGGTTCGTGAACCATCTGTAGTTGCTTTGCGTACAGATACAAAAACCATTGAGGCTGTTGGGGAATCTGCGAAAAAAATGATCGGTCGCACACCGGGAAATATCCGTGCAATTCGTCCAATGAAGGATGGTGTCATTGCTGATTTTGATACGACTGCAACGATGATCAAATATTTCATCCGTCAGGCGCAAGCACAACGTTCATTGTTTCCGCGCCATCCGAACGTGATGGTTTGCGTGCCTTCGGGCATTACTGCAGTGGAACAGCGTGCTGTTGAAGATGCGACCAAGCAAGCAGGCGCAAGAGAGGCGTACACGATTGAAGAGCCGTTTGCAGCGGCAATTGGCGCTGATCTGCCGGTATGGGAGCCTACAGGCAGTATGGTTGTCGATATCGGTGGAGGTACAACCGAAGTTGCGGTCATTTCCTTGGGAGGGATCGTAACAAGTCGTTCTGTACGTGTAGCTGGCGATGAAATGGACGAGTCCATCATTCAATACGTGAAACGTCAATACAACCTGATGATTGGTGAACGGACTTCTGAGCAGCTGAAAATGGAAGTTGGTTCAGCTATGCCATTAGAGCAAGTGGAAACATCGGAAATCCGCGGACGCGATCTGGTAACAGGCTTGCCGAAGACAATTACGATTACCTCCGATGAAATTAGCGAAGCATTATCGGATACCGTTAATGCGATCGTGGATGCAGTTAAAGTAACATTGGAAAAATGCCCTCCTGAGCTGGCAGCGGACATCATGGATAGAGGAATTGTACTGACTGGTGGTGGAGCACTACTGCGCAACCTGGATAAGCTGTTGGCAGGTGAGACCGGAATGCCGGTGATCGTAGCGGAAAATCCTCTGGATTGTGTGGCAATCGGTACGGGTAGAGCACTGGAAAATATCCATTTGTTCAAATCGCGCAGCAGTTCTGCCGTCCGTTCCAAACGTTGA
- a CDS encoding Maf family protein yields MDGKITPRIILASTSPRRKELLAYLRLPFEVVPSHADESTPESWTPQQIVETLAARKAEAVVRTAAQSEEAGLVIGSDTIVVLEDSVLGKPADHADAVRMLTALQGRTHRVYTGVACIHTGTGKMLVRHRQTEVTMKPLNQEQIVAYVNTGEPSDKAGSYGIQGMGATLVESIQGCYFNVVGLPLSLLSDMLSDFGVNVLRP; encoded by the coding sequence ATGGACGGGAAAATTACGCCCCGCATTATTCTGGCATCGACTTCACCAAGAAGGAAGGAATTACTCGCATATTTGAGACTCCCCTTTGAGGTGGTGCCGAGTCATGCGGATGAAAGCACGCCTGAGAGCTGGACGCCTCAGCAAATCGTGGAGACCCTTGCAGCCCGCAAAGCCGAAGCGGTCGTGCGCACTGCCGCACAGTCCGAGGAAGCTGGATTGGTGATTGGCAGTGATACGATTGTCGTGCTGGAGGATTCGGTATTGGGCAAGCCTGCTGACCATGCGGACGCGGTTCGTATGTTGACTGCATTGCAGGGAAGAACACACCGTGTGTACACTGGGGTAGCCTGCATACATACCGGAACCGGCAAGATGCTTGTTAGACATCGCCAAACGGAGGTCACAATGAAGCCTCTGAACCAAGAGCAAATTGTGGCATACGTAAATACTGGAGAACCGTCTGACAAAGCAGGATCGTATGGCATTCAAGGCATGGGTGCTACGTTGGTGGAATCTATTCAGGGTTGTTATTTTAACGTCGTAGGATTGCCGCTTTCTTTGCTGTCGGACATGCTGTCCGATTTTGGAGTGAATGTGCTGCGTCCATAA
- the murC gene encoding UDP-N-acetylmuramate--L-alanine ligase — translation MITSEHVHFIGIGGYGMSAIARVMLEMGYTVTGSDVASQELTEKLAAKGAKIYIGHTPEHIAGADIVVYSTALSRDNVERVAAEELNIPTLHRSQMLARLLNERKGIAVAGAHGKTTTSSMIALVMERCNVDPTYIIGGEITNLGTNAKAGKSEFVVAEADESDGSFLQYHPWQGIVTNIEADHLENYDGDFNRLKSAYVQFLSQIRPDGAAIVCADDQNIREMLPQLQTRVITYGVEHEADYMATDIQLGDRRLSFTMSRKGTALGTIELSVPGKHNMYNAMATVISCLEAGIPFDQIAATIVEFHGAKRRFQVLGEGNDILIIDDYAHHPTEIEATISAARATGKRIIAVFQPQRYSRTFFLLDAFSRAFSEANEVIITDIYSPAGEKQIAGVHSSKLVDLIVQNSNANAIYLPTKEAVIEELKDRLQPGDLVLTMGAGDIWKAGDALARHLRGQQV, via the coding sequence TTGATTACTTCGGAACATGTTCATTTTATCGGTATCGGCGGCTACGGGATGAGCGCGATTGCTCGGGTCATGCTGGAGATGGGTTATACCGTGACTGGCTCAGATGTGGCATCACAGGAGCTGACAGAAAAACTGGCGGCAAAAGGCGCGAAAATATATATTGGACACACGCCTGAACATATTGCAGGCGCAGATATTGTTGTCTATTCAACAGCATTGTCACGTGACAATGTAGAGCGGGTGGCAGCGGAAGAATTGAATATTCCAACACTGCACCGTTCGCAGATGCTGGCTCGCTTGCTTAACGAACGTAAGGGAATAGCGGTTGCGGGTGCGCACGGGAAAACGACGACCTCTTCCATGATCGCTCTGGTTATGGAGAGATGTAACGTTGATCCAACGTATATTATTGGCGGCGAAATCACGAATTTGGGAACGAACGCCAAAGCGGGTAAAAGCGAGTTTGTCGTTGCCGAGGCGGATGAGAGCGATGGTTCTTTCCTGCAATATCATCCTTGGCAGGGTATCGTAACCAATATTGAAGCGGATCATTTGGAAAATTACGATGGAGATTTTAATCGGCTGAAAAGTGCTTACGTACAGTTTTTAAGTCAAATTCGGCCGGATGGAGCAGCTATTGTATGCGCAGATGATCAGAACATCCGAGAGATGTTGCCTCAGCTCCAAACTCGGGTCATTACTTATGGAGTAGAGCATGAAGCGGATTACATGGCGACAGATATCCAACTAGGTGACCGCCGATTAAGCTTTACGATGAGTCGTAAGGGAACAGCACTCGGAACTATTGAATTGTCTGTACCGGGTAAACATAACATGTATAATGCGATGGCTACCGTGATTTCATGTTTGGAAGCAGGGATTCCATTTGATCAAATTGCTGCAACTATTGTGGAATTTCACGGAGCAAAACGTCGTTTTCAAGTGCTAGGTGAAGGCAATGACATTTTGATTATTGATGACTATGCGCATCACCCAACAGAGATTGAGGCTACGATCAGTGCAGCGAGAGCGACTGGGAAGCGTATTATTGCCGTGTTCCAGCCACAACGCTACAGCCGTACCTTTTTCCTGTTGGATGCGTTCAGCCGTGCGTTTAGCGAGGCTAATGAAGTGATCATTACCGATATTTATTCACCAGCGGGAGAAAAACAGATTGCAGGTGTGCATTCTTCCAAACTGGTGGATTTAATCGTCCAAAACAGCAATGCGAATGCAATCTATTTACCGACCAAAGAAGCCGTGATCGAAGAGCTGAAAGATCGGTTACAGCCGGGTGATCTAGTGCTGACAATGGGAGCAGGGGATATTTGGAAAGCTGGCGACGCGTTAGCACGCCATCTTCGCGGGCAACAAGTGTAA
- the radC gene encoding RadC family protein, with protein sequence MLESPILMLRDLPHEERPRERMMTYGADALSNAELLAILLRTGTQSESSLHLAQRILQQAGNLRQLVDMSLSELTQIKGIGNAKAIQLKAGIELGRRLALSRHLETPVISCPRDVADLLFEQLRYLQKEHFVCLFLNTKNHVIAQETLSMGSLNSAIVHPREVFRAAIKCSSASIICAHNHPSGDPKPSPEDVQLTRRLMEAGNIVGIDVLDHIVIGDGTFVSLKEQGLI encoded by the coding sequence ATGCTGGAGTCGCCAATACTGATGCTTCGCGACCTCCCCCATGAAGAACGACCAAGAGAGCGCATGATGACATATGGGGCGGATGCCTTGAGCAACGCGGAGTTGCTAGCAATACTACTGCGTACAGGAACACAAAGTGAATCATCTCTGCATTTAGCGCAGCGTATTTTGCAGCAAGCAGGGAATTTGCGTCAACTGGTGGATATGAGTCTGAGCGAGTTGACCCAGATTAAGGGCATTGGAAATGCTAAAGCGATACAGCTAAAAGCGGGGATCGAACTCGGGCGTCGATTAGCATTGTCACGCCACTTGGAGACCCCGGTGATTAGTTGCCCACGGGATGTGGCAGATCTGCTGTTTGAACAGCTTCGCTATTTGCAGAAAGAGCATTTTGTTTGCCTGTTTTTAAATACCAAAAACCATGTCATTGCTCAGGAAACGCTATCTATGGGCAGCCTGAATTCCGCCATCGTGCATCCTCGTGAAGTATTTCGGGCTGCAATCAAGTGTAGCAGTGCTTCGATTATTTGCGCTCATAACCATCCGAGCGGTGATCCGAAGCCAAGCCCGGAAGATGTCCAGTTGACTCGCCGCCTGATGGAAGCGGGCAACATCGTGGGCATCGACGTGCTTGATCATATTGTGATCGGGGACGGGACCTTTGTAAGTTTGAAGGAACAAGGTCTGATATAA